A single Brachybacterium sillae DNA region contains:
- the gatA gene encoding Asp-tRNA(Asn)/Glu-tRNA(Gln) amidotransferase subunit GatA, whose translation MTDTDLIRRSAAAQSAALTAGEVSAEELTRAHLDRIAAVDGDLNAFLHVDADGALATARSVDEARRRGEDLHPLAGVPVAVKDVVVTKGLPTTAGSRMLEGWVPPYDATLVEHLRAARLPILGKTNMDEFAMGSSTETSAFGITRNPWGRDRIPGGSGGGSAAAVGAFEAPLAIGTDTGGSIRQPAAVTGTVGVKPTYGGVSRYGLIAMASSLDQAGPVTRTVEDAALLQEVIGGHDHRDSTSLPEPLTGLADAARRRDVAGLRIGVIEELEGDGFDPQVKARFEESLALLEQQGAEIIRVSCPNFRYALGAYYLIMPSEASSNLAKFDGMRYGLRVVPEGTATAEAVMKATRGQGFGAEVKRRILLGTYALSAGYYDAYYGSAQKVRTLVQRDFAAAFASVDVLASPTAPTVAFRFGEKASDPLAMYLNDIATIPANLAGVPGISLPSGLAEDDLPAGIQFLAPAREDARLYHVGGALEALLEERWGGPLLDRAPQLQEGAAR comes from the coding sequence ATGACCGACACCGATCTGATCCGTCGCTCCGCCGCCGCGCAGTCCGCGGCCCTCACCGCCGGGGAGGTCTCCGCCGAGGAGCTTACCCGCGCCCACCTGGACCGCATCGCGGCCGTGGACGGCGACCTGAACGCGTTCCTGCACGTCGACGCCGACGGTGCCCTCGCCACTGCGCGCTCCGTCGACGAGGCCCGCCGCCGCGGGGAGGACCTCCATCCGCTGGCCGGTGTGCCGGTCGCGGTGAAGGACGTCGTCGTCACCAAGGGTCTGCCGACCACCGCCGGCTCCCGCATGCTCGAGGGCTGGGTCCCTCCGTACGACGCGACGCTCGTCGAGCACCTGCGTGCGGCCCGTCTGCCGATCCTCGGCAAGACCAACATGGACGAGTTCGCCATGGGCTCCTCCACCGAGACCAGCGCCTTCGGCATCACCCGCAACCCCTGGGGCCGCGACCGCATCCCCGGCGGATCCGGCGGCGGCAGTGCCGCGGCGGTCGGCGCCTTCGAGGCCCCGCTGGCGATCGGCACCGACACCGGTGGCTCCATCCGTCAACCTGCGGCCGTCACCGGCACCGTCGGTGTGAAGCCCACCTACGGCGGCGTCTCCCGCTACGGCCTCATCGCGATGGCGAGCTCCCTCGACCAGGCCGGTCCCGTGACCCGCACCGTCGAGGACGCCGCCCTGCTGCAGGAGGTCATCGGCGGTCACGACCACCGCGACTCGACCTCCCTGCCCGAACCCCTCACGGGTCTCGCCGACGCGGCCCGCCGTCGCGATGTCGCCGGTCTGCGCATCGGTGTGATTGAGGAGCTCGAGGGCGACGGATTCGATCCGCAGGTCAAGGCCCGCTTCGAGGAGTCCCTCGCGCTGCTCGAGCAGCAGGGCGCCGAGATCATCCGGGTCAGCTGCCCGAACTTCCGCTACGCCCTGGGGGCGTACTACCTGATCATGCCGTCGGAGGCCTCCAGCAACCTGGCGAAGTTCGACGGCATGCGCTATGGCCTGCGGGTGGTGCCGGAGGGCACCGCCACCGCCGAGGCCGTCATGAAGGCCACCCGCGGTCAGGGCTTCGGCGCCGAGGTGAAGCGCCGCATCCTGCTGGGCACCTACGCGCTGTCCGCCGGGTATTACGACGCCTACTACGGCAGTGCCCAGAAGGTCCGCACCCTGGTGCAGCGCGACTTCGCCGCCGCCTTCGCATCGGTCGATGTGCTCGCGTCCCCGACCGCGCCGACGGTCGCCTTCCGGTTCGGCGAGAAGGCCTCCGACCCGCTGGCGATGTACCTCAACGACATCGCCACCATCCCCGCGAACCTCGCCGGGGTGCCGGGCATCTCCCTGCCGTCGGGTCTCGCGGAGGATGATCTGCCCGCGGGCATCCAGTTCCTCGCCCCCGCGAGGGAGGACGCCCGTCTCTACCACGTCGGCGGCGCCCTGGAGGCGCTGCTGGAGGAGCGCTGGGGCGGCCCGCTGCTGGACCGCGCCCCGCAGCTGCAGGAAGGAGCGGCCCGATGA
- a CDS encoding alanine/glycine:cation symporter family protein, producing the protein MEIPLFGGIPVIVLWLMAAAIFLTVWLRFQPITGLKHSIDVIRGRYTAKTDPGQVSTFQALSTELSGTVGLGNIAGVAVAIGVGGPGAALWIALFGLLAMSVKMAEATLGVMYRTVREDGSTVGGPQLYLRDGLASIGFPKLGRVLAPIYAITAVVGVFGAGNLFQANQVAAIVVDSSGRSFLDGNRWIIGLVMAALAAIVILGGVTQIARWTACITPAMAVLYVACILTILVLNAPAIPGAAAAIVQGAFTGAGVTGGVIGVAVAGIQRAPFSNAAGIGSAGMAHSASKTKSPSTEGFAAMWEPLVDSVIVCTLTALAITVTGVFEGAGADSDGIAMTARAFGTVTGWFPVLLTVAVVLFGFSTVLSYAYYGELNARFLFGDSRGVTLGFRILWVLAVIVGASITLDAVIAFSDAMFFLMSVPNLLGIYFLAKVLRLEILRHRTRVEVGTVEEVPEDLCVGIGSHDPTPQQVEQAERADHEEAERLQELRRTLGADENWSHHDELGRQLDDQGRLVDDQGRLVNEEGSTGSTRTA; encoded by the coding sequence GTGGAGATCCCGCTGTTCGGCGGGATCCCGGTCATCGTGCTGTGGCTGATGGCGGCGGCCATCTTCCTCACCGTGTGGCTGCGCTTCCAGCCGATCACCGGCCTGAAGCACTCCATCGATGTGATCCGCGGACGCTACACCGCGAAGACCGACCCCGGCCAGGTCTCCACCTTCCAGGCCCTCTCCACGGAGCTGTCGGGCACCGTGGGGCTGGGCAACATCGCCGGTGTGGCCGTGGCGATCGGCGTCGGCGGCCCCGGCGCGGCCCTGTGGATCGCCCTGTTCGGCCTGCTCGCCATGAGCGTGAAGATGGCGGAGGCCACCCTCGGTGTCATGTACCGCACCGTCCGGGAGGACGGCAGCACCGTCGGCGGCCCCCAGCTGTACCTGCGCGACGGGCTCGCCTCCATCGGCTTCCCGAAGCTCGGTCGGGTGCTCGCGCCGATCTACGCGATCACGGCCGTGGTCGGCGTGTTCGGCGCGGGCAATCTCTTCCAGGCGAACCAGGTGGCGGCGATCGTCGTCGACTCCTCCGGGCGCTCCTTCCTCGACGGCAACCGCTGGATCATCGGCCTGGTGATGGCGGCACTGGCGGCGATCGTGATCCTCGGCGGCGTCACCCAGATCGCTCGGTGGACCGCGTGCATCACCCCGGCGATGGCCGTGCTCTACGTCGCCTGCATCCTCACGATCCTGGTGCTCAACGCCCCGGCGATCCCCGGGGCCGCGGCCGCGATCGTACAGGGAGCCTTCACCGGGGCCGGCGTGACCGGTGGCGTCATCGGCGTGGCCGTCGCCGGCATCCAGCGAGCCCCGTTCTCCAACGCGGCGGGCATCGGCTCCGCCGGCATGGCGCACTCCGCCTCCAAGACCAAGTCCCCCTCCACCGAGGGATTCGCCGCGATGTGGGAGCCGCTGGTCGACTCCGTCATCGTCTGCACCCTGACCGCCCTGGCGATCACCGTGACGGGGGTGTTCGAGGGAGCGGGGGCGGATTCCGACGGTATCGCCATGACCGCGCGGGCCTTCGGCACCGTGACCGGGTGGTTCCCGGTGCTGCTGACGGTCGCGGTGGTCCTGTTCGGCTTCTCGACGGTCCTGTCGTACGCCTACTACGGCGAACTGAACGCCCGCTTCCTGTTCGGCGACTCTCGGGGCGTCACCCTCGGTTTCCGCATCCTGTGGGTGCTGGCGGTCATCGTCGGCGCCTCCATCACGCTGGACGCCGTGATCGCGTTCTCCGATGCGATGTTCTTCCTCATGTCGGTGCCGAACCTGCTGGGCATCTACTTCCTGGCGAAGGTGCTGCGGCTGGAGATCCTGCGCCACCGCACGCGCGTGGAGGTCGGCACCGTGGAGGAGGTGCCGGAGGATCTGTGCGTCGGCATCGGAAGCCACGACCCGACCCCGCAGCAGGTGGAGCAGGCCGAGCGGGCCGATCATGAGGAGGCGGAGCGTCTGCAGGAACTGCGCCGCACCCTCGGTGCCGACGAGAACTGGAGCCACCACGACGAACTCGGCCGCCAACTGGACGATCAGGGTCGACTGGTGGACGACCAGGGCCGCCTCGTGAACGAGGAGGGCTCTACCGGATCGACGAGGACGGCGTGA
- a CDS encoding DUF6642 family protein, whose translation MREDLPGIFCLEGEWDCDITRRLSVRPVLELLEHLEVAQWVHRDVATRAEFTYYLGKWVSEDYDDFGVLWLAMHGDSAALSLSGDEDGDIELDELEEMLKGACAGKVIYFDSCSTLKEDPKRLQQFARRTGARAVIGYRKDVGWAEAAAFELLLLQELVTRVRSNGIFKRLQDDHPVLAKRLGLVVATKNDVYRTALRSSGTSS comes from the coding sequence ATGCGCGAGGATCTACCCGGTATTTTCTGTCTCGAAGGTGAGTGGGATTGCGACATCACGCGCCGTCTCAGCGTTCGCCCTGTGTTGGAGCTCCTCGAGCATCTTGAGGTGGCTCAGTGGGTCCACCGCGACGTGGCGACCCGCGCCGAGTTCACCTACTACCTCGGCAAGTGGGTGTCCGAAGACTACGACGATTTCGGTGTGCTCTGGCTGGCGATGCACGGCGACTCCGCCGCACTGTCGTTGAGCGGGGACGAGGACGGCGATATCGAGCTGGATGAGCTCGAAGAGATGTTGAAGGGGGCGTGTGCAGGCAAGGTCATCTACTTCGATTCCTGCTCGACGTTGAAGGAGGATCCCAAGCGGCTCCAGCAGTTCGCGAGGCGCACGGGCGCCCGTGCGGTCATCGGATACCGCAAGGACGTCGGCTGGGCTGAGGCTGCCGCATTCGAGCTCCTCCTGCTTCAGGAGCTCGTCACCCGCGTGAGGTCGAACGGCATCTTCAAGCGACTCCAGGATGATCACCCGGTGCTCGCGAAGCGGCTCGGGCTCGTCGTCGCGACGAAGAACGACGTCTACCGGACGGCACTGCGTAGCTCCGGGACCTCGTCATGA
- the ilvD gene encoding dihydroxy-acid dehydratase produces MPQLRSRTSTHGRNMAGARALWRATGMESSDFGKPIIAIANSYTQFVPGHVHLKNMGDLVAGAVQEAGGIAREFNTIAVDDGIAMGHGGMLYSLPSRDVIADSVEYMVNAHCADALVCISNCDKITPGMLMAAMRLNIPVVFVSGGPMESGKPVNGVVEHRLDLIDAIIQSADDSVTDSQLAEIEDSACPTCGSCSGMFTANSMNCLTEALGLSLPGNGTTLATHAFRKQLFLDAGRTIVELARRYYDEDDDSVLPRSIATKAAFTNAMSLDVAMGGSTNTVLHILAAAIEGEVDFGLDDIDRLSRSVPCLTKVAPNGTAHIEDVHRAGGIPAILGELDRAGLLDHSVHSVHSPDLASWLADWDVRGGRATAQADALFHAAPGGVRTTQAFSTENTWEELDTDAEGGVIRAVPFAHTKDGGLCVLRGNLAEDGCVIKTAGITEDLFHFEGTAVVCDSQEEAVQKILDKTVKAGDVVVIRYEGPQGGPGMQEMLYPTSFLKGRGLGRDCALITDGRFSGGTSGVSIGHISPEAAEGGLIGLVEDGDRIVLDVDRRLLQLEVPEAELERRRAAKGPLPWRPETRDRQVSQALKVYAHLVRSATYGATRRPLD; encoded by the coding sequence ATGCCTCAGCTCCGTTCCCGCACCTCCACGCATGGCCGCAACATGGCCGGCGCGCGCGCCCTGTGGCGCGCCACCGGCATGGAGTCCTCGGACTTCGGCAAGCCGATCATCGCGATCGCGAACTCCTACACGCAGTTCGTGCCCGGCCATGTCCATCTGAAGAACATGGGGGACCTGGTCGCCGGGGCGGTCCAGGAGGCGGGCGGCATCGCCCGGGAATTCAACACCATCGCGGTCGACGACGGCATCGCCATGGGGCACGGCGGCATGCTGTACTCGCTGCCGAGCCGTGACGTGATCGCCGACTCGGTGGAGTACATGGTCAATGCCCACTGCGCTGATGCGCTGGTGTGCATCTCCAACTGCGACAAGATCACCCCGGGCATGCTCATGGCCGCCATGCGCCTGAACATCCCCGTGGTCTTCGTCTCCGGCGGTCCGATGGAGTCCGGGAAGCCCGTCAACGGCGTCGTCGAGCACCGGCTGGACCTGATCGACGCCATCATCCAGTCCGCCGATGACTCCGTCACCGACTCGCAGCTCGCCGAGATCGAGGACAGTGCCTGCCCGACCTGCGGATCCTGCTCGGGCATGTTCACCGCCAATTCGATGAACTGCCTCACCGAGGCGCTGGGCCTGTCGCTGCCCGGCAACGGGACGACTCTCGCCACGCACGCCTTCCGCAAGCAGCTGTTCCTCGACGCCGGACGCACGATCGTCGAGCTGGCCCGCCGGTACTACGACGAGGACGACGACTCGGTGCTGCCCCGCAGCATCGCCACCAAGGCGGCGTTCACCAACGCCATGAGTCTGGATGTGGCGATGGGCGGCTCCACCAACACGGTGCTGCACATCCTCGCCGCCGCGATCGAGGGGGAGGTCGACTTCGGCCTGGACGACATCGACCGCCTCTCACGGTCCGTGCCGTGTCTGACGAAGGTCGCACCGAACGGCACCGCCCATATCGAGGACGTCCATCGCGCCGGCGGCATCCCCGCCATCCTCGGGGAACTGGACCGGGCGGGGCTGCTGGACCACTCGGTGCATTCGGTGCACTCCCCGGATCTCGCCAGCTGGCTCGCCGATTGGGATGTGCGCGGCGGCAGGGCGACCGCGCAGGCGGATGCCCTGTTCCACGCCGCCCCCGGTGGTGTCCGCACCACCCAGGCCTTCTCGACCGAGAACACCTGGGAGGAGCTGGACACCGACGCCGAGGGCGGTGTGATCCGTGCGGTCCCGTTCGCCCACACCAAGGACGGCGGCCTGTGCGTGCTGCGCGGCAACCTCGCCGAGGACGGCTGCGTCATCAAGACTGCCGGGATCACCGAGGACCTCTTCCACTTCGAGGGCACCGCCGTCGTGTGCGACTCCCAGGAGGAGGCCGTGCAGAAGATCCTCGACAAGACGGTGAAGGCCGGGGATGTGGTGGTGATCCGGTACGAGGGCCCCCAGGGTGGGCCCGGGATGCAGGAGATGCTGTACCCGACGTCGTTCCTCAAGGGGCGGGGTCTGGGACGGGATTGTGCGCTCATCACCGACGGCCGCTTCTCCGGCGGCACCAGCGGCGTGTCCATCGGGCACATCTCCCCCGAGGCGGCCGAGGGTGGTCTCATCGGGTTGGTGGAGGACGGTGACCGCATCGTCCTGGACGTCGACAGGCGCCTGCTGCAGCTGGAGGTGCCCGAGGCCGAGCTCGAGCGACGTCGTGCCGCCAAGGGGCCGCTGCCCTGGCGGCCGGAGACGCGTGATCGGCAGGTCAGTCAGGCGTTGAAGGTGTACGCGCATCTGGTGCGCTCGGCGACCTACGGCGCCACGCGTCGACCGCTGGACTGA
- the gatC gene encoding Asp-tRNA(Asn)/Glu-tRNA(Gln) amidotransferase subunit GatC — protein MPSIGRDDVARLADLARIQLTDDEITRYAGEFDAIMDAVAAVSEVATEDVPATSHPLPLTNVFRKDEVTETLSQEDALAGAPAAEDGRFAVPQILGEE, from the coding sequence ATGCCTTCGATCGGACGAGACGACGTCGCACGCCTCGCCGACCTCGCGCGGATCCAGCTCACGGACGACGAGATCACCCGGTACGCCGGGGAGTTCGACGCCATCATGGACGCTGTCGCCGCGGTCTCCGAGGTCGCCACCGAGGATGTCCCCGCGACGTCACATCCCCTGCCCCTGACCAACGTGTTCCGCAAGGACGAGGTCACCGAGACCCTGTCCCAGGAGGACGCCCTCGCCGGCGCCCCCGCCGCGGAGGACGGCCGCTTCGCCGTGCCGCAGATCCTGGGGGAGGAGTGA
- the gatB gene encoding Asp-tRNA(Asn)/Glu-tRNA(Gln) amidotransferase subunit GatB: MSTDALVDYDDAVTRYDPVLGIEVHVELGTATKMFDGAPNVFASEPNTAITPVSLGLPGTLPVVNEKAVEYAIKIGLALNCQIAESCRFARKQYFYPDLTKNFQTSQYDEPIAYDGWLDVELEDGEIVRVEIERAHMEEDAGKNTHVGGAGGRIHGATYSQVDYNRAGVPLVEIVTKPIVGTGARAPEVAAAYVRTLRDIFRALDVSEARMERGNVRADINVSLRPSPEAPLGTRTETKNVNSFRSIERTVRYEISRHAAVLDAGQPVLQETRHFHEEDGSTSSGRVKSDAEDYRYFPEPDLVPVAPSREWVEELRASLPELPAARRRRLLGEWGFSELEMRDVLNAGALDLIEQTVAAGAAPNAARKWWTGELARTAKEREADLDALPVTPAQVAELQGLVDGKKINDKIAKKVLGQVLEGQGDPAQIVERDGLAVVSDDSVLTAAVDQALAENPDVVAKIQGGKVQAIGALIGPIMKATRGQADAARVREIILEKLGVEG; this comes from the coding sequence ATGAGCACCGACGCCCTCGTCGACTACGACGACGCCGTCACCCGCTATGACCCGGTCCTCGGCATCGAGGTCCACGTCGAGCTGGGCACGGCCACCAAGATGTTCGACGGCGCCCCGAACGTGTTCGCGTCTGAGCCGAACACCGCCATCACCCCGGTGTCCCTCGGGCTGCCCGGCACCCTGCCGGTGGTCAACGAGAAGGCCGTGGAGTACGCGATCAAGATCGGCCTCGCGCTGAACTGCCAGATCGCGGAGTCCTGCCGCTTCGCGCGCAAGCAGTACTTCTACCCGGATCTCACCAAGAACTTCCAGACCTCGCAGTACGACGAGCCGATCGCCTACGACGGCTGGCTCGACGTCGAGCTGGAGGACGGGGAGATCGTCCGCGTGGAGATCGAGCGCGCCCACATGGAGGAGGACGCCGGCAAGAACACGCATGTCGGTGGCGCCGGCGGGCGCATCCACGGCGCCACGTATTCGCAGGTCGACTACAACCGTGCGGGCGTGCCGCTGGTGGAGATCGTCACCAAGCCGATCGTCGGCACGGGGGCCCGTGCTCCGGAGGTCGCCGCGGCGTATGTGCGCACCCTGCGGGACATCTTCCGTGCGCTCGACGTGTCGGAGGCACGCATGGAGCGCGGCAACGTCCGAGCCGACATCAATGTGTCCCTGCGGCCCTCGCCGGAGGCTCCGCTGGGCACTCGCACCGAGACGAAGAACGTCAACTCCTTCCGCTCCATCGAGAGGACCGTGCGGTACGAGATCTCCCGCCATGCGGCGGTGCTCGACGCGGGGCAGCCTGTGCTGCAGGAGACCCGGCACTTCCACGAGGAGGACGGCAGCACCAGCTCCGGGCGCGTGAAGTCCGATGCCGAGGACTATCGCTATTTCCCCGAGCCCGATCTGGTGCCGGTGGCGCCGAGCCGCGAGTGGGTGGAGGAACTGCGTGCCTCCCTGCCGGAGCTGCCGGCCGCTCGCCGCCGCCGTCTGCTGGGGGAGTGGGGCTTCTCGGAGCTCGAGATGCGCGACGTGCTGAACGCCGGTGCCCTCGACCTCATCGAGCAGACCGTCGCCGCTGGCGCCGCCCCGAACGCCGCCCGCAAGTGGTGGACCGGTGAGCTCGCCCGGACCGCCAAGGAGCGCGAGGCGGACCTCGACGCCCTGCCCGTCACCCCGGCGCAGGTCGCGGAGCTGCAGGGCCTCGTGGACGGCAAGAAGATCAACGACAAGATCGCCAAGAAGGTCCTCGGCCAGGTGCTCGAGGGCCAGGGTGATCCGGCGCAGATCGTCGAGCGAGACGGTCTGGCCGTGGTCTCCGACGATTCGGTGCTCACCGCCGCCGTCGATCAGGCCCTGGCCGAGAACCCCGATGTGGTCGCGAAGATCCAGGGCGGGAAGGTGCAGGCGATCGGTGCGCTGATCGGTCCGATCATGAAGGCGACCCGCGGGCAGGCCGACGCCGCCCGCGTGCGCGAGATCATCCTGGAGAAGCTCGGCGTCGAGGGCTGA
- a CDS encoding DUF222 domain-containing protein: MTILEGAGGGEQCARTPRPRSFGASSNPVGNPSGTASGTSSGIPSAVVRRLDRIFSQIQDVLDADPQRGIADAHVPRHVPDADLITAIGRIERTKNALDGLQSRLEVELRARRVRSDQDHGVERSRAGSGVGHEIGLAKHASPVSAGNQLALRRVIVDSLPRTFTHLSEGRISSWAAEEVARSVLVLDDEDRARVDAELADLLPDLTPRAAGRSARAIADRLDPQAAVERVRRNTAQRSVTQRPAGEGMMRLSALLPTVDGVAAYAALTRAAASARAAGDERGKGAVMADTLVERVTGVPAGGTPPIEIQLLMTDTTLLGGGEDTALLDGHPVPGRVARHLALGCRSDLRDCTDGSCTDAEPESSLRWIRRLYTDGTTGDLQNLDTTRRAFAGSVRTFIHTRDQACRGPWCDAPIRHVDHVKRYSEGGTTSIDNGIGVCERLNHVLELPGWEQQLTTKRGAGGEMLLRTPTGHLYRSVPRPGPGC; this comes from the coding sequence ATGACGATCCTCGAAGGAGCCGGGGGCGGTGAGCAGTGTGCACGCACGCCCCGACCCCGCTCGTTCGGGGCGTCAAGCAACCCCGTGGGCAACCCCTCGGGCACCGCGTCAGGCACCTCGTCGGGCATCCCGTCCGCTGTGGTCCGCCGTCTGGATCGGATCTTCTCCCAGATCCAGGACGTGCTGGATGCCGATCCGCAGCGCGGAATCGCTGACGCCCACGTGCCCCGGCATGTGCCGGATGCTGATCTGATCACGGCCATCGGGCGGATCGAACGGACCAAGAACGCGCTGGACGGTCTGCAGTCACGTCTCGAAGTGGAGCTGCGCGCACGGCGCGTGCGCTCCGACCAGGACCATGGGGTCGAGCGCTCACGCGCCGGATCGGGTGTCGGTCACGAGATCGGCCTGGCGAAACACGCCTCACCGGTCTCGGCAGGGAACCAGCTCGCGCTGCGCCGTGTGATCGTCGATTCGCTTCCCCGGACCTTCACCCATCTCAGCGAGGGCCGGATCTCCAGCTGGGCCGCCGAGGAGGTGGCCCGGTCCGTGCTGGTCCTCGACGACGAGGATCGGGCCCGGGTCGACGCCGAGCTCGCCGACCTCTTGCCGGACCTCACTCCACGCGCCGCCGGTCGGTCGGCGCGAGCGATCGCCGACCGTCTGGATCCTCAGGCAGCGGTCGAGCGGGTGCGGCGCAACACCGCGCAACGGTCCGTGACTCAGCGACCCGCCGGTGAGGGCATGATGCGGCTCTCCGCGCTGTTGCCCACCGTGGATGGGGTCGCTGCCTACGCGGCCCTCACCCGTGCGGCGGCCTCTGCCCGTGCTGCCGGGGATGAACGCGGCAAGGGAGCGGTCATGGCCGACACCCTCGTCGAGCGAGTCACGGGAGTTCCGGCCGGTGGGACGCCCCCGATCGAGATCCAGTTGCTCATGACAGACACGACGCTGCTCGGCGGCGGTGAGGACACCGCCCTGCTCGACGGCCACCCGGTCCCCGGCCGCGTGGCACGGCACCTCGCACTGGGGTGCCGTTCGGACCTGCGCGACTGCACGGACGGTTCGTGCACCGATGCCGAGCCGGAATCGAGCCTGCGGTGGATCCGCCGCCTGTACACGGACGGGACGACGGGCGACCTCCAGAACCTCGACACCACGCGGCGTGCCTTCGCCGGCAGTGTGCGCACGTTCATCCATACCCGCGACCAAGCGTGCCGCGGCCCCTGGTGCGACGCCCCCATACGCCACGTCGATCACGTCAAGCGCTACAGCGAGGGAGGGACCACCTCCATCGACAACGGGATCGGGGTGTGCGAGCGCCTGAACCACGTGCTGGAACTGCCGGGGTGGGAGCAGCAGCTCACCACGAAGCGCGGTGCCGGGGGTGAAATGTTGCTGCGCACCCCGACAGGCCATCTCTACCGCAGCGTGCCCCGTCCCGGCCCGGGATGCTGA